AAACGTTATTTAATGATCACATGACTACTTAAAAAAGTCAAGATTTTGTGATTGAATCTTAAATCTTCATGATTCTGTCTTATAACCAAGACTCACTCctttgaatcaaaataaaagccCTCTCACATGATACATACATGGtttaatgataattaatatGAAGATCCTCCCACACCATGCTATCCAGCTATTACAATTATGTTGGAATATGGACTGAGGTTATGTGtggaatcataaaaaaataaatgaaacagatttatttgatttgatttaacaaTCAATTCACACGTTTGGAACTTATTACAAAAATGAGatttgaatttgcttacaaattaaattatatctttGCAAACACATTAAAGATTAATAGAGTTGattttgtattaataatataCTTTATTACCCTCACATAAAAAGTTATATGACTTGAGGGCAAAGAAATCAATTCAAAAAACTGAAAACTATAATCCACTCAATCcactcaaattcaaatgaatTTCTATATATATGCACAACTAAAATGGCAATGGATTCCCAGGCAGGAAGTGAGAGGATActcatttgatttttatatcacAAATTGGAAACTAAAATTGAGAAAAGTGTCATTAGTCCCATAGGCTGAATAATGAACACTAAATACTCAAGTAATTCTTCTCTCCCGAACATGCAAGGAAaatcaagtttaattttttgaattttgtaccctataatatactttatttcatcaaacagACAACATTAATCATTCTAGTAATCTCTTGTTCAATATTTTCAGTAATAAATCTAACATCTAAATACCCTCGGCCATTTCCCCAAAGTATTATTTGTTGACATCACGTTAGACatgcacaaataaaaaaaattaatgtataatttaTCAGGTAGACAAACAGCACAGCACCCCATTTAGCACATCAGGAAAATGGACAAAGTCCTTCATAATTGACCCTTTCTTGTAGtgtataatcaattattttgttgttcGGAGAAAATTAGGTTGGATACATATTTACTTTCTCATCTTCCCAAAATTTCTTTGTTGGTTCTTTTcccatttaatgttatttacaGTCCccaatattttccaaaatatttcCAGAGCTGTTCTCCTTGCTGTTTATCATTTTCATTATCTAGATATATTGACTGCAAAGTTACCTGGCAATGTTGAGCACACTCATGAGAGGCAAGgataaataatttgaagaaGGGAATGATGATATTGTGGCATCAGAAGTAGGTGTCAACAATGGTTCAAGCCAATGACGCCCCCACATCCGAGCAACATCAAGTGGAAGCCATCTggggaaaaaaattcaaatctatATCATTTATGTTATAGGGAAGGTAAAAGTTTGTACTAAAATTTCCATTAACAGTATCTTACCCATTGCAGTTCAAAGCCATCCGACTTGCACCTCTTGCAAGGAGGATCTGAAAAAATTAAGAGCATGATGGCATATTCAAAAGAAAAGACCAAATGGAATATCTCATCAAAGTTCATGAAATTCTTGCCTGACAGCATTTTAAATTGCCTCCACAAGCAGCATAATGCAATGGAGTGCTTCCAGCCCCTATATCAATGAACATCagtaattttcaagaaaaaaagaaaataaccaTACATTTGTcagcaaattaaacaaaagactACCTATTAAATCCATTGATGTACCATAATGAAATGTCGCAGCTGACACATTTGCATTAAGATCAAGTAGCAGTTGTACACAATCAAAGTGCCCATTTAATGCAGCCATATGAAGGGCAGTAATACCAGCATCAGCTGTTTTGTTTACAAACTTGGACAGCACACTGCACTggaataaagtaaataaatagcAAGAAGATAACATACAAAAATTACAGCTTTGTAGAATAGTCATGCCTCAAAACATTCTTAATATcaataaaactaaaagaaaactcAATAATTTAGGGGTGTAATCTGGCCGAGTTGGGTAGGTTTTGTGCTATTCAGAAATCCAAATCAATTAAACAATGATGGGTTGGGTTCTCTGATTTTTTGTAGGAAACCCGAAACAAATCAACACAATCTCTATTGGGTTGGTgataaacataaatattaaatatcgaTTAATTCCTCTTTCCTCCCAAAACATCCTTGATTCATCAATCATCGCACAACAAACGGCACCCACAACCTCATTGCCCCCTTCAACTTCAAGAAGCTCAAGCCGAGGAATGAATTTGTTGCTGGCAGTAGAAGGGCTGAAATGCCGGTGACCCAATCAACGGCAATGAGACCGTCACAGATGGAAAAAAGAAGCCCCCTAATGATGCCAACATGATTAGGGTGTTCATCAGAAGCGAGAAATGGTGATTCAGCCGGCGGTGAATGGCAAACCCATAGATCATGTCCCCACTGCTGTGCAAACCTCTGCCAAACCCATCAGAAATGCCACTGCTGTGTAAACCTCTAGAAGGGTGGTGTCTCCACCATGGGTGATGCAGGGTTTGGCCTTGTAGAGGGGGATTGTGGGAATTGCAGAAAACAAAGCCAACTTCACAAGCAAAGCTAAGCAGTGCAAAACTACAAATCTCACCATGGTTTTGGTTTATAATAAGGGTGTTGATTGTTGAAAAATCTGGTGTAGGGATGTTCAGATTCAATTGTATTACTTCAGGTTTGCATACTCATAACCCGAACCGAATAAAGTCAGGTTCAGTGATCACGGTCCAATCCAAACCAATTACACAAACCAAGCCATAAAAAATTGGGTTTCATGTATTAGCTCGTACCTTACATCCCTACTAAAAACTGTCATAATTCACACAGAAAGTTAAGCATAGCTcctcataattaatatttttatccaaTGCATAATTAGAATATTATGCAGTAACTAAAATGGGtaaatgcatatgcatgaaactgtaaaaataataatgggtAGATAATACTAATTATATGATGACATTAATGCAAAGAACGCTTTAATACAAGCATGTCACCCATGGTGAAAATATCTTAGTAATTCAACCAAATGagacaaatataaaaatcacgTGAAATTCACTGTTTTAAGaattacaaaatgaaaactTGAAAAGGAAAGGCGAACCTTTGTTCATGTTTGTTTTTCACATTTGATCCATCACCCTCAGCATCTATGCGAGCATGTAAAGCTTCAAAAGGAGCACTTGGAACAAAATCTGCCAAGACAAGCCTAATGCATCTTGCATGCCCATTGATGGCTGCAAAGTGAAGAGCTGTCCTACCGCTGAGATAATCTGCTTTCACAACCTGTTATCAAATTAGTTATAGTCTAGTTATTCTTGTAAAGAAACTTTAACCATGTGAATAGGATAATACACTTGAAGACAACAATTCCTTTCCCACCCATCCGACacagtttcaactttcaacaacCAACCCTGTAAGGCTGTAACCTATGGTCTCCATCCAACAGTTCAAATATAACTAAAAGacaaaaagagggagagaaaaaagaaCAGTGAAGAGAATGAATTCCTTCCATAAATGGAGAACTCATACTCACATTGCATCTGAAGAGCAGAAGGGTCTGCACAACTTCCCAATGACCATATCTACAAGCTTGCATCAAAGCAGTCTTCAAATCAAGAatcaaaacaaaccaaaatctCATTTAGTAAGCCATATTCTGATTTCTGAATCAGTGCATCATAAACATGCATAAAAGGAAAGCAACATGCATACAAAGAAAATTGTGTAAATCTTTCACATTATCATGCTGACACCTATTGAATAGGCACCAGACCCACCGATCTGTGAATAATCATAATGCACACACTAGCTATGTCAGTGTGACACGGAATAGAATCATACAAAGGtgtaaattcatattttttttcaatttgtaacACACAACATCATCATCCAACATTGAAATTCACCAAAATTCATCACATCATTTGCAATCAAACCGTGTAAATTCACCAAATCAAAACCAACACCCACAAAACctaaatctaaatccaaaaCCAACCTGCCATAttaatcacattaaaaaaaaccaccaaaacaaaaaaccgTACCTGCCCACAGTAATTTCTCGAATTCACATCAGCTCCATTTTCAAGCAACAATGCCACAATCTAACAGAAACCcagataaacaaaatcaaaaaggGGGTCGATGAaaacggaagagaaaaaaaaaagactttcaaacatgaaaatgagaaaaacgaaaaaagggGTGGTTGAGATTGAGAATTGAAACCTCGTTATGGCCCTTGGAAGCTGCAAAATGAAGAGGGGAATTGAGACCCCCGAAAGTTGAGTACTTTGCAAGACAAGGGTTGCATTCCAGAAGCATCTTCGCCTCAACCAAATCGCCGTCCCTCGCCGCCGACACCAACCTCTCGCCGGAAGCCGAACACCCAAATGAATTCcccatcacacacacacacactaagtGAGATCAAATCTTCACAATGGAGGCtctaaaaaacaaagaaacaaaatccAACGAGAGGGAGGAGGCGAATCTTAACGCAATGGGGTGTGGTGTGTATTTATGATGTGAAGAAATTTGGAAACTTTGCTTTAGGATTTGGTGAGGAAGAAACTGTGATGGTGACGTGGCACCTTCCTCTCTATATCTATCTAACTTTGTGAGACAGAGAAggataaaacaaaaagaagggTTGAAGGTggtagctaggaatgtgattgAGGTCGGTGTTAATGGTGGTTTTGTTATCTGATGCGGAACAAAAGGGAAAGGTGAACAGTGAACACAACACAAATTTATGAAAGAAAACGAAGGctctcactttttatttatgttctGTTCTTTGCTTCTAAGTGAGTCTTGCTTTGACTTTTTTGTTTGTTCCTCCTTGTTCGATACATTGGTTAAAATTcttcctatatttttttaatgattactAGTTGCAAAACCGCCACTGCCTGACTTGTTATTTTGGTTAGATATAGCTGTAAAAACTTTCATATTGAAAAGCTTTTAGCTGGTAATTATTTGTGATAGTGGGtgggttttaaaaaatagttaaaggaTAAATTAGAAATAGTTGATGCACGTTGAGATGAATGTATACactaaaatagataaatataatttgtttttaaatgtgAGGTCATATAAattgatcataaaaaaatttaatttaattttttaaaaatataataaattagtattataaataatttaataataaattgatacataaattttatattttaattttaagttaattctaaaaaatataacttatataaATTGATGATGAATATTATAACTTAAAGATAAGATTGTTTTACAGATTTAATAATATGATCAATttgtcaacatttttttttttaaattgatttatcatCTCACATTTCCAGCTACTAAAATTGGtatttgtcatatttttaattctcttacATTTACAGTAATAAGGTAGAAGCGACTAAcgtatatttacttttttaattgaaatacattcataaattataatttatattattttaaatatattttattattatagttaatatactccaactaaaaaaatattataggttAGCAAATCCCATCTATTCATGGGTGTGTGCATGTATTAAATTTACTTCTATTGATGGATAGAtccaaaaacaattaaaagaatGTCTGAAATTAAGAATACGGGGAGAAAATAGGTGATgcatagtataaaataattttatataattatttaattttaaattattatataagataaatttattaatttttataataattatataaaaagtcACACAAATAGATCAATTACTAGATTCATTCCAATAACTTGTGGGTAAATTGATTTGATCTTTGATATTATAATCTACAtgtcaaaattaaactaaattaagtTGAGGATTCTCAaaggttagttttttttttatataatgttaaaactaaattaaacggtaatatcaattttagaaactaaattgaATAGGGATAAttcacaaattatattttttctaatatcaCAAATTAAACTGATAAATACTAATTTTAAGGACTAAAGTAAGATTTTACTTACAAAGTTTGAGATGTacaattatttctatttttatttctttcatgtaCACACATCTCATACacatcaaaatataataaaatatatattttctattgtaccaattttatatttttttccataaaacATTTATGTTCTTCCAAAGTTTGGCTCATGCCTCtgaatgttaaataataaaaaatctaattttgattaataaaagtacatataataaagttttatttcaaaaaggaagaagaaagaacaaTATATAAACAACAATTAATAGGTTGAATTGTATCtgttgaatttaattagaaattttgAGAATTTAACCAAATGGAATTAATTCAATATGcatacaaaataacaaaatccaaaacatttttttataagcaaatgaattaatgattaacTGAATATCACAACTACAAAAAGAagcttctacatcggttgaaaaCCGGTATCTACGACGGGCCCCACACCGTCTTTGTTCCAGATGTCGTTGTATGTCGACAACAACAACATCGGTCATCCTAGGACCCGTCTTTGTAATGCAAGAATACAACGTCAGTGGCTATAAAAGAATAGACGTTATAAAAAAGGATTCAACGACGCACATATTAGACAACCCGTCGTTGTTTTGGTCCATTTCAACGTCGGGTTAGCAAGACTCGTCGTTGTTGTTGTCCATATCAACGTCGGGTACGAATAACACCcgtatttgttttgtttcctgTCAACATCGGTGGCGGGCTCACCACGACGTTGTTTGGTATATGTCAACGTCGGTGGTGAGGACACCGTCATTGTTGTTTGAGGTTTCAACGACGGTGGCTCGTGCACCCGTCGTTGTTGGTAAATAAGGCTATAAAGACGGGTTTTCATAAGGACCGTCGTTGAAGTATTTTGCCTGCTCACAAAATTTGGGTTAtaccattcaaatttcaaaaacaaagctACATTTATATACagcaaacatatataaatacatttaaagGATAAATAACACAATCATGCATCAACCAAAGAAAAGGGATATCGACGGTGACACTCACAGTGAGAATGTTATAGGTGGTTCAAAGTTCATCAAAGCCTTTCATGCATGCgttgtttatatatatgaaaataaaacaaaaccagaaagggtatatatatatataattaccaCTCGAGCCAATAAGCAAAGGGAGCAATGGACACAGTAGCAAAGAGTTGTCGATAAGCAACAAGGACAAGAGGGCTCATTCCAGATTCTATTGCAAGCATTTAAGTAATGTTCATCACTGCATAGACCAATTGCACAAGAACCAATTGCAAGTAGACCGGCACCCATATTAATTGTCTCTTTCTCACCCCTCAGTCTTAATTTGAACTTTGGAGAGAGTGTTGTATGTGATGAATGAAATGCATGAGAGTGATGAAGTAACTTATAACTAGTTGATTCCAGTCATGTGCATGtcaacaaaatttaatgatGCTTTGATAGAAAACAAGGCAGCAAGTAGGGTTCACCGCGAATATTGAGAAGATAGATAGAACATACCTATATACAGCTGCGTTGAACCATTGCTATTCATAGAAATTGTTACTAGTCTTCTGTGTTGGGCCAAAGATCAAATTTGCATCCTTTCAGGCCAAGCAGAATTTAACCTTCGTGCAAAATCTTCCACTTCCctacaagaaaagaaacaaagtcATCAAATGCAAcataaaagacaaaacaaaaaaataaaccactcaACAATTAGCTGACAAGATTATCCTCTTTCATAGGTTATATTTTGATATCACCATTCCACAAGTTgtcaactaaaattaaataaatgaatgaactACTACATAAGACAAATGCAGCACGCTCAACACTGAAGTCAATTAAGCAAGACTCCTcttgattaataatattttacatcTTATGCAATCAATGAAACATGCACTAAACCAGTCAGGAAGATTCTGCATTTCATCAAATGACGATATTATTTTGACCCTTAACACTTATTCTTAGTTcctaataaattagtaaattttgtatttactccttaataaaaaaaattatttgttattagtcgac
The Glycine max cultivar Williams 82 chromosome 16, Glycine_max_v4.0, whole genome shotgun sequence genome window above contains:
- the LOC100812809 gene encoding E3 ubiquitin-protein ligase XBAT33 translates to MGNSFGCSASGERLVSAARDGDLVEAKMLLECNPCLAKYSTFGGLNSPLHFAASKGHNEIVALLLENGADVNSRNYCGQTALMQACRYGHWEVVQTLLLFRCNVVKADYLSGRTALHFAAINGHARCIRLVLADFVPSAPFEALHARIDAEGDGSNVKNKHEQSVLSKFVNKTADAGITALHMAALNGHFDCVQLLLDLNANVSAATFHYGTSMDLIGAGSTPLHYAACGGNLKCCQILLARGASRMALNCNGWLPLDVARMWGRHWLEPLLTPTSDATISSFPSSNYLSLPLMSVLNIARECGLQSTTTSSNEVDVCAVCLERQCSVAAEGCGHELCVRCALYLCSTSNVSSETCGPPGSIPCPLCRHGIISFVKLPGSQAKENKLHVSLSLCTPCMLHPCDLDRPTVSHTPEIRRNRVASVPSEMLCPVTCTPFPSVAIPLCTCNNGPCPSFEPREAEAQGGSPLHSHASMMDQDKMDGPRLEKTTCSGMFWGRRSCSREHQCNSEINA